GCCGGTGCGGGTGCTCGGTGCGGCGGCGGGCAATGTCGCGGTGGTCGCCGCGCAGCGGCCCGGGCCGAATCCGGACCACGGCGGTGATCTCCGGCTGTTCGTCGGCACGGTGAAAAGCCTTACCGCCCGGGTCGTTTCGATGCTGCCGGAAAACGCCCCCGGCACCATGCCCCGGCTGACCGCGCCGCTGGCCCGGGTCGGCGAGGACAGCCGAGACCTGGTCACCGTGCCGGTCGCCGGGCCGTCGGTACCCACCCGCATCCGGCGGCTGCTGCGGCAACCCCGCGACGGCATCGGCCAGATCGTGGTCTCCGCCCGGCACGAGGACGGCGAACTGCGCCCCTTCGGCGTTCTCTGCTGGATCGACGTCCGCGACGACGGCCGCTACTCCGTCCGCACCGGCACCGACGTAGACATCGTCCCCGTCACCGCCCACGCCTTCATCGCCCAACTCCGCCCCATGGTCGAAGCGGCAGCCCGCACCGCCACCTACGCCCAGCGCTGGTGAACCCAGCCCACGCCCCGCACGTTTCGGCGCCCGCCGCGCACCTTTCGCCAGTCCCGCGCCACCCACGCCCCGCCAGCCCCGGCGCCGCGCACCTTTCGTCACCCCGCGCGCGTGTCAGCCGAATGACACGCGCGCGGCGCGCGAAAAGGTGCGCGGGGCCGTGCGGGTGGGCTGGTTGTGGAGTGGCGCGGTTAGTCGGCCGGGTGGGCGAGGAGGGCGGTGACTTCTGTGTCGTCCAGTTGGTGGAAGTCCTCGTAGGCGGTGCCTACGCCGCCCAGGGTGTGCGGGACCAGGGGGCAGAAGACCTGGTCGGCTTCGGCGGCTACCCGGCGTAGCGCCTCGGCGGAGGAGACCGGTACGGCGACGACGAGTTGGGCCGGGCGGTGCAGGCGCGCGACGCGGCAGGCGACCACCACGGTCGCGCCGGTGGCCATGCCGTCGTCGACGATGATCACGCTGCGCCCTTCCAGGGGAAGCGGTTTCGCGTCACCGCGCCACACGGTGCGGCGGCGGATCAGTTCCGCGCGTTCGAGGTCTTCGATCTCGGCGAACTCCTGCGGCGATATCCCCAGGTGCGCCAGCACGTCTCCGTTGAGCACCCGCACGCCGTCCTCGCCGATCGCGCCCATCGCCAGCTCCGGCTGCCACGGCACCCCGAGCTTGCGGACCAGCAGGATATCGAGATCGCCGCCGATGACATCGCGGACTGCGGCGGCCACCGGAACCCCGCCGCGAGGCAGGCCGAGCAGCAGCGGATGGGCCGCGCGCAGCCGCTCCAGACGAGTACCGAGCGCACGACCGGCCGATGTCCGATCCGCGTAGATCATCCACCAAAACGCTACGCCCACCCCTCCCCCGACCACCACCCTTCACCGAATCCCCCGCAACCCAACCCCACGGAACCACTCCAAGGCAGCACTGCCCCGCCAACCACCACGCCCGATCGCCCCACGACACCCGCGCCATCTGTCAGCTGCCCTTCACGAAACCCCGCGACCCGCTGCCCCGCCAACCCACGCCTGATCGCTCCGCGAGACCACAACTCCCGCGCAGAATCCCGCCACAAGGCGGCTGACCATTGCCCCTCAATCACTCCGCGACCCGTGTTACCTGCCTTCACGAATCACTCCGCGATGGCACCCGGGCCATCAGCTCGCCGACAACTCGTGAGACCGCCGATCCGGCACTCTCCCTCGCACAGAACAACTCCGCGACCGGCTGCTCCGAACCGACCCGCCCGCGGCGAATCGCTCGGGGAAACCGCGCTTCGTTCAACTGGGGTCGGCGATGGTGAAGCGGCGCAGGTCGAGGCTGGGGTTGGTCTTGCGGATCTCGGCGAGGCGCGCGAGGTCGATGCTCGCGGTGAGTACGCCGGTCTCCTCGCCGAGTTCGGTGAGTACCGCGCCGGTGGGGTCGATGATCATCGAGGCGCCCGCACCGCGCGGGGCGGCTTGGTCGGCGGCGGCCACGTAGACGGTGTTCTCGATGGCGCGGGCGCGCAGCAGCGTCGTCCACTGGTCCACCTTGGCCGGGCCGGGGATCCATTGCGCGGGCAGCAGCAGGACCTGTGCGCCCGCGGTGGCCACCCGGCGGATGCCTTCCGGGAAACGCAGGTCGAAACAGGTCTGCATGCCGAATGTCACATCCGCCACAGTGAAGGTGGCCGGCGCGGTGATCGCGCCGGGTTCCACCACCTCCGATTCGAGGAAGCCGAAGGCGTCGTAGAGATGCACCTTCCGGTACTGCGTGACGAGCGTTCCGTCGGGTCCGAGGACGACGAGTGTGTTGCGGATCCGGTCCCCGCCGGGCGCGACCTGCTCCACCGTTCCGGCGACCAGATGCACCTCGAATTCGCGGGCGATGGCACCGAGTCCGGTGACGAACGGGCCGGTCAGGGGTTCGGCGACGGCGATGACGCGCTCATCGAGCCGGGTGACGGCAAACATCGAGTATTCCGGTGCGACGACCACCCGCGCACCCCGATCGCGGGCGGTGCGCACGTGCTCGCGCAGCGCCGAGAGATTGGCCGCCGGGTCGGTGCCGGGGGCGAACTGGACGACCGCAACGTCCAGCAGGTTCGGCCGTGTCGCTTGATTCGTATCGGCGCTGTCCAGTTGCATACGTCTCACCGTATTGGGCCGGTGGCCGAGCAGACCAGCACCAGGCAGTAAACTCCTGGTCAATGAGTACCAATCAGGTCGACAGCGTTCCTGGCGACAACGACAGGGACAACGACGGCCCGACTTTCGCCGATCTCGGCATCGATGACCGCATCCTCGCGGCCATCGCCGATGTGGGCTACGAGTCGCCGTCGCCGATTCAGGCTGCGACGATTCCGCCGCTGCTGTCGGGCGCCGATGTGGTCGGCCTCGCGCAGACCGGCACCGGCAAGACCGCGGCATTCGCGATCCCGATCCTGATGGGTCTGGACACTTCCGGCAAACTTCCGCAGTCGCTGGTGCTGGCGCCGACCCGGGAGCTCGCGATCCAGGTGGCCGAGGCGTTCGGCCGCTACGCCACGCATATCCCGGGGCTGCACGTGCTGCCGATCTACGGCGGCCAGGCCTACGGGGTCCAGCTGTCCGGCCTGCGCCGCGGCGCGCACGTGGTGGTCGGCACGCCCGGCCGCGTGATCGATCATCTGGAAAAGGGCACGCTCGACCTGTCGCAGCTGAAGTATCTGGTGCTCGACGAGGCCGACGAGATGCTGAAGATGGGCTTCCAGGAGGACGTCGAACGCATCCTCAAGGACACGCCCGCGGGCAAGCAGGTCGCGCTGTTCTCCGCCACCATGCCCGCGGCGATCCGCAAGATCTCCAAGCAGTACCTCAACGATCCGGTCGAGATCACCGTCAAGTCGAAGACCTCGACCGCCACCAACATCACCCAGCGCTGGGTGCAGGTCTCGCATCAGCGCAAGCTGGACGCGCTCACCCGGATCCTCGAGGTCGAGTCGTTCGAGGCGATGATCATCTTCGTGCGCACCAAGCAGGCCACCGAGGAGCTCGCCGAAAAGCTGCGCGCCCGGGGCTTTTCCGCGGCCGCGATCAACGGTGACATCGCGCAGAACCAGCGCGAGCGCACCATCGGTCACCTGAAGTCGGGCACGCTGGACATCCTCGTCGCCACCGACGTCGCCGCGCGCGGCCTCGACGTGGACCGCATCTCGCACGTGGTCAACTACGACATCCCGCACGACACCGAGTCCTACGTGCACCGCATCGGCCGTACCGGCCGGGCCGGGCGCAGCGGCGAGGCGTTGCTGTTCGTCGCCCCGCGCGAACGGCACCTGCTCAAGTCGATCGAGCGGGCCACCCGCCATCCGCTCGAAGAGATGCAGCTGCCCAGCGTCGACGACGTCAACGCCCAGCGCGTCGCCAAGTTCGGCGACGACATCACCGAGAGCCTGACCTCGGCGAACCTCGCGCTGTTCCGCAGGCTCATCGAGGATTACGAACGCGAGCACGATATTCCGCTGGTCGATATCGCGGCGGCGCTGGCCGTGCTCTCCCGCGACGGCGACAACTTCCTGATGCAGCCCGAACCGCCGGAGCCGGTGCGCGAGCGCCGGGAACGCCCGCGCCGGTTCGAAGGTGACGACGACCGTTCCGGTTTCGGCGCGCATCAGCGGCAGACCGGTGCCGAACTCGCGACCTATCGGATCAGCGTCGGCAAGCGCCACCGCGTGGTGCCCGGCGCGATTGTCGGCGCCATCGCCAACGAGGGTGGGCTGCGGCGCAGCGACTTCGGGCACATCAGCATCCGCCCGGACCACAGCCTGGTCGAGCTACCCGCGAACCTGCCGCCGGAAACGCTGGAAGCGTTGCGGCGCACCAGGATCAGCGGCGTGCTCATTCAGCTCACGCCCGATCAGGGTCCGCCGGGACAGCGCTCGTTTCCGCGTGGGCCGCGCCGGGAAGGCGGCAACGGCAAGCGCCCGGAACGGCGTAAGCCACGCTCCTGAACCGGGGAGGGTAAGCCGAGGTCAGACCGGCTAGCTACAGTGTTGCCGTCCGGTGCGTAATGAAGCGCTAACGGCAGCGGGTGTCCCGCGATAACTCGACGTGTGATGAGCGACAATGGCGCGAGCCGCTCATCGGCGCCGACCGGGTGGGGGTGTCCCGCAGAGACACAGGAGGGCCGCGTTTGTTCGTGTTCGGTGATCGTGTCGTCTGCTCCGCCGTCGATCTCGTGCGCGCGGCGCGCTGTGAATTCGCGCTGCTGCGTGCCCTCGACACCGAACTCGGTACGGTCGCGGCCGATTCCGCGACCATCGACGCGGCGGCGACCGCGCCGCGCCGCGAGCCCGATCCGGCCAGGGACCGCAGGCTCAGCGACTTTCGCGCCCGTTTCGGCAGCGCGATGGTGCAGATCCACCCGCCACAGCACGAATCCGGCAGTCCCGAAACCACTCACACCGCACTGCGCAGCGCCGCCGAGGAAACCCTCGCGGCCCTGCACGCCGGCGCGCCGGTGATCTCCGGCGCCACCTTCTTCGACGGCAGCTTCGACTGCTCCTGCGATGTCCTGGTGCGCGCGGACCACCGGGTGCGCTACACCGTGCACGGCAGTGCGCCGGGGCGGCCCGAACGCGTCGGCGCCGCACTCGAACTCGCCGCCTGCGCCGACGCCGTCGACCACAGCGGGTCGCTGACCGGGCCGCTGCTGCGACTGCACCTCGGCGCCGACCACACCGCGTACGCGGCGCACGATCTGGTGCCGGTGTACCGGGCGCGCCGGCGTCGCGTGGCCCACATCCTGGACGAGAAGCTCAGCGAGTTGCTACCCGTGCAGTGGGGCGATCCGCGTTATCTCGCGTGCGGGCGCTGCGCGGTCTGCACCGCGGCCGCGGTGGCCGCGCGCGATCTGCTGCTGGTCGCGGGCATGGCGACCACCACGCGGGCCAGGCTGCGGGAAGCGGGCGTGCACACCATCGATCGGCTGGCCGGCACCGAGAGCACGGTCCGTGGCGTCTCGCCGCGCACCTTCACCGCGCTGCGCCGGCAGGCCGAAATCCAGCTGCGCCGGGAGGATTCCGGCGCGCCGACGCACAGCCTGCTCGACCCGATCGCGCTCGGCGCGCTACCGCCGCCCTCCCCCGGCGATCTGTCGCTCACGGTCGAGGGCGGGGTGCGTACCGCGTTGTCCGTGGAGGTCGGCGGGCCCGGCACCGTCCACCTGAGTTTCCGCGGGCCGTTCGGCGCCGGAGGTGTACCGGGCAGCGAAGCGGCCGGGCAGCGCCAAGCGCTGGAAGAGGTGCTGGGCTACCTCACTCAGCGCCGGCGGATGTATCCGGACATGCACGTCTACCACTACACCTCGGCGGTGCGCACCGCGCTGCTGCGCTGCAGCGGCAGCTCCGGTGTCGGGGAAGAGATCGTGGACGAGCTGCTGTGCGACGGCGTCCTGGTCGATCTGTATCCGATCGTGCGCAACGCGCTGATCGTCGGGGAACGCTCCTATCGGCTGAGCAAGCTGGCGCGACTACTGCCCGGCGCCGCGCATTCGCCTGCCACGCAACGGGATTGCCTGACCGTGCTGCGCTTGCGGGACTGGCTGCTCGACCGCGCGGCCGAGCAGCGGATCGACCCGCAGGCGGTGACGCTGGAGCGGGCGGTGTCCTGGTGCCAGGTGCCGGGCCCCGACGAGACCGAACCCATGCCGCCGTCGCGGCCCTCCTCGTTCGAGGCGGCGCTCGCCGAATACGCCGCGGCACAGGACGAACCGCGGCACGTGGCCGCCATGATGGCGGCGGCGCTCGGCTATCACCGCCGCGAACGCCAGCCACTGTGGTGGGCCCATGTCGACCGGCTGAGCCACCCCGTCGACGAATGGGCCGACGCCCCGGGGGTTTTGATCGCCGAATGGGGCACCGTCGACACCAAGTGGCATCGCAGCCCGGACCGCCCGACCATGCGACGCTACCTGACCCTGACCGGACGGATCGGCTCGCGCTGGCATGGCGGCGGTCCCGGGCCCGCCACTGTGCTGACGCCGGGAACCACCGTCTACACCTTCTACGACCGGCCCGCCGCGGCAGGCATGGTCACCGCGGTCGGACGCCGGGCCACCGCCGTCGCCACCGTGCTCGGCTGTTCGGTGGACGCCGAATTCGACGACACCGTGCGGCTGGAGGAGCTGCTACCGGACGGCTGCGAACCGTACGACGAGCTACCGACCGCGATCGCGCCCGGCCTACCGGCCTGGGACGAACATGCCGAGATCGCCGTGGAATGCGCGGCACAGGAGTTGCTCGTCGCGCTGCCGGACATCCCGGACGGCGCCGTCTTCGATCTACTCGCCCGCAGGCCGCCCCGGCTGCGCTCGGGCGCCACGCTGCCCGAGGTGCACGGCGATCACGCCGCCGCGATCACCACCGCGATGCGCGCGCTGGACCACTCCTACCTGGCGGTGCAGGGCCCGTCCGGCACCGGTAAGACCGCCACCGCGGCCCGGGTGCTCGAACGCCTGGTCACCAAGGAGAAATGGCGGATCGGCGTTGTCGGGCAGTCGCATTCGACGGTGGAGAACCTGCTCGACGCGGTCGTGCGGGGCGGCGTCCTGCCGGAGTTGGTCGCCAAGAAGGACGTCGAGTCGGTGGGCCCGGAGTGGGCGGTCATCGACGCGAGCCGCTACGCGCGGTTCCTGGACAACGCCATCAGCGGCTGCGTACTCGGCGGCACCACCACCGATTTCGCCAACGAGGACATGGTGCCGCGGGAAAGCCTCGACCTGCTGGTGATCGCGGACGCGGGCCGGTTCCCGCTGGCCGACGCGGTCGCGGTGGGGGTCAGCGCGCGAAACCTGTTGCTGCTCGGCGACCCCGTGCCGCCCGTCACGCACAGCGCGCATCCGGAGCCGGTCGGCGAATCGGTGCTCGGCTGGCTCGCCGAGGGGCGGCACACGCTGCCCGCGGCGCGCGGCTACTTCCTCGATCGCACCTGGCGGATGCATCCGAGCGTCTGCGACCCGATCTCCCGGCTGTATTACGACGGTCGGCTGCGGGCCAACGAAACCGTGACCCGCGCAAGGGAACTCGACGGCGAACCGGCTGGGGTGAGCACCGTGCTGGTACCGCATCACGGCAACGCGACCGAATCCCCGGAGGAGGCCCGCGAGGTGGTCCGGCGGGTGCGCGCGCTGCTCACCATGAACTGGAGCAGCGGCACGACCACCCGGCGGCTGCACCCGCACGACATCTTCGTCGTCACGCCCTATGCCGCCCAGGTGGGGCGCATCCGAACGTTGCTGGCCCGGGCCAAGATCGAGGATGTGCTGGTCGGCACGCCGGACCGGTTCCGCGGCCGGGAAGCCGCGGTGGTCCTGCTGTCGATGGCCACGTCCAGCCCCGCCGACGCCCCCTACGGCATGCCGTTCCTGTTGTCCCGGGCCCTGATTCACGCCGCCCTGTGCCGCGCCATGTGGAAGGCGATCATCATCCGCTCGCCGCTGCTCACCGAGTATCTGCCCGCCTGTCCCGACGAGCTGCCCGATCTCGCGGGGTTCCTGCGTTTGTCCCGATGAGCGCCGCGACGCCTCAGCCGAAGCAGGTGCCTTCGCCGCGATAGGTGGGCACGGTGGTGCGGCTGCCGTCGGCGTCGACGAGATGGATCCGATCGAAGCGTTCGCAGAGTTCGCCCGCCTTGGCGTGCCGGAACCAGACCCGGTCGCCGATCCGGAGTTCCGCGGCGCCGGCGAGCGGGGTCTGCACCTCGCCGGTGCCTTCGGCGCCGAGCAGCTTCAATCCGTTGGGCCACACCGGCTTCGGCGCCCGCGACGGTCCGGTGGGACCGGAGGCGATATAGCCGCCCGCGAAAACCGTGGCGATCGACGGCGTCGGCCGGCGCAGCACCGAGGTGGCGAAGAACAGCGCCGGGTGCGGCGTGAACGAACGGTAGTGGTCGAACAGCGTCGGCACGTAGAGCCCCGAGCCCGCGGTCACCTCGGTGACGTCCGGGTCCGCGATGCTGACCTCGATGGAACCGGTGCCGCCGCTGTTCACGATCTCCAGCTTGCCGGTCACCGAACGCACCGCGTCGAGTACGCGTCCACGGCGCTTGGTGATTTCGGCCGCCGACGCCCGTTTCATCAGGCGCACCGCGACATTCGTGTCGGGCAGCCCCGCGATCTGTGCCTCGTAGGTCATCACGCCGACCACGTCGAAGCCGCGGCGCAGTGCTTCGGCCGCCAGCGCGGCGGCCTGCTCGGGGGTGCGGATCGGTGAGCGCCGCACACCCATGTGCACGGGGCCGATCCGCAGTGAGGCGTCGACATCGATGCAGACGCGCGGGCGCACCCGGTCGGTGCCGAGTGCGGCCCGGATGAGTGCCAACTGGGCGACATCGTCGATCATCAGCGTGATCGAGTCGCGGAGGGTGTCGTCGGCGGCGAGTTCGGCCAGCGCCGCCCGGTCGACGGTCGGATAGCCGAGCAGCACGTCGCGCGCGCCGCGACCGACCAGCCAGATGGCCTCGGGCAGCGAGTAGGACATGATGCCCGCGAACCCGCCGGCGGCGGTGAGGTCGGCGCCGAGTACCTCTTCGAGTACGGCGCGGCAGCGGACGGATTTGCTGGCGACCCGGATCGGGACGCCGCGTGCGCGCTGGACCAGGGCGGCGGCGTTCGCGCGCAGCGTGGCCAGATCGAGGGCGGCCAGCGGGGGGTCGAGCTCGGCGGTGGCCGCGTGCAGACGCGCGAAGGGTGTCGGGGCGCTCACAAAACCCACTCAACCACCAAACTGGTCAAACGTCCAGTATCTAGACCTCGGCGGCCCGGGTGGCCAGACTGCTCACGAGATCGTCGAGCACTACCAGCATTGTCTCGTCATTGCAGTCGGCGAGCCAGCGCAACACGGTTCCCTGCAGCACCGAAACCGCGTAGGCGGCGATGGCCTCCACCGGTTCCAGCCACTGCGCACCCGAACGTTCGGCACACAGCTGCAGGAACGCGGCCACCTCGGTGTCCATCTCGCGGTACACCGCCGTCGCGGCCGGGTCGGCGAGGCAATCGGTCTGGGTATCCCAGCGCTCCCGCAGCGTCTGCACCGTCGCTTCGTACGCACGGACCTGCTTGCACGGTGCGGCCTTCACCAGCGGCCAGTACGCGCTCACACCGGCATGCAACAGCACCCGCAGCGCGCGTACACCGGAATGGTCCAGTGAGGCGGCCGCCTTTTCGACGGCCTCGCAGATGGTCGGCCGTAGCCGTACCTCCGCTATGTCTCCACGTACGCTCAACGACGACTCCCTCGGCGAAAAGAACTCGCGCACCCTCGTCGGCGCGACTCGCTGAACATGGCGGGCACTCCGCTGGAAATCCCAGGCTGCCCGGTCCAACGTTCATCAATGGTAGAGGGTTTTCGGGGTTTAAGAACAGGTTCAGTGGGGAATTCCAGACTGAAAGAATGTTTTGTTACCCAAACGGAATCGTAGGGGTACCCCCCTGCCCTGCGCCGAAAACCTTCTCTCGGGGTTACTCCCAGCCCTGCCCGGCCGGAAAGCAGACCGTTGTCTACTGTACTGGCGGGTACACGTGAGACCCGGCAGCTGTGGCCGATCACACAGGTGAACGGCACAAAACGGTCACCATCCCGTGGACAACCCGATCCGGGAACGACACCCGCGCGACCCCGGCGGGCCGATAGCCTGGATCGGTGACTCTCTCGCCGCCTGCCGACCAGTACTTCATCTCCGGCACCTTCAATTTCCGCGACCTGGGCGGACTGCGCACCATCGACGGCGCCAAGGTGCGCCCCGGCGTGCTGTTGCGCTCGGCCCAGCTCACCGGACTCGACGAGGTCGGCCTGGCCACCCTGCGCGACCTGCGCGTCAGCGACGTGCACGACCTGCGCGGCGAGCGCGAGATCGACCACATCGGCCACGACCGGGTGCCCGAGAACGTCCGGGTGAC
This genomic stretch from Nocardia brasiliensis ATCC 700358 harbors:
- a CDS encoding carbon-nitrogen hydrolase family protein translates to MQLDSADTNQATRPNLLDVAVVQFAPGTDPAANLSALREHVRTARDRGARVVVAPEYSMFAVTRLDERVIAVAEPLTGPFVTGLGAIAREFEVHLVAGTVEQVAPGGDRIRNTLVVLGPDGTLVTQYRKVHLYDAFGFLESEVVEPGAITAPATFTVADVTFGMQTCFDLRFPEGIRRVATAGAQVLLLPAQWIPGPAKVDQWTTLLRARAIENTVYVAAADQAAPRGAGASMIIDPTGAVLTELGEETGVLTASIDLARLAEIRKTNPSLDLRRFTIADPS
- a CDS encoding DEAD/DEAH box helicase, giving the protein MSTNQVDSVPGDNDRDNDGPTFADLGIDDRILAAIADVGYESPSPIQAATIPPLLSGADVVGLAQTGTGKTAAFAIPILMGLDTSGKLPQSLVLAPTRELAIQVAEAFGRYATHIPGLHVLPIYGGQAYGVQLSGLRRGAHVVVGTPGRVIDHLEKGTLDLSQLKYLVLDEADEMLKMGFQEDVERILKDTPAGKQVALFSATMPAAIRKISKQYLNDPVEITVKSKTSTATNITQRWVQVSHQRKLDALTRILEVESFEAMIIFVRTKQATEELAEKLRARGFSAAAINGDIAQNQRERTIGHLKSGTLDILVATDVAARGLDVDRISHVVNYDIPHDTESYVHRIGRTGRAGRSGEALLFVAPRERHLLKSIERATRHPLEEMQLPSVDDVNAQRVAKFGDDITESLTSANLALFRRLIEDYEREHDIPLVDIAAALAVLSRDGDNFLMQPEPPEPVRERRERPRRFEGDDDRSGFGAHQRQTGAELATYRISVGKRHRVVPGAIVGAIANEGGLRRSDFGHISIRPDHSLVELPANLPPETLEALRRTRISGVLIQLTPDQGPPGQRSFPRGPRREGGNGKRPERRKPRS
- a CDS encoding phosphoribosyltransferase, coding for MIYADRTSAGRALGTRLERLRAAHPLLLGLPRGGVPVAAAVRDVIGGDLDILLVRKLGVPWQPELAMGAIGEDGVRVLNGDVLAHLGISPQEFAEIEDLERAELIRRRTVWRGDAKPLPLEGRSVIIVDDGMATGATVVVACRVARLHRPAQLVVAVPVSSAEALRRVAAEADQVFCPLVPHTLGGVGTAYEDFHQLDDTEVTALLAHPAD
- a CDS encoding amino acid deaminase/aldolase; the protein is MSAPTPFARLHAATAELDPPLAALDLATLRANAAALVQRARGVPIRVASKSVRCRAVLEEVLGADLTAAGGFAGIMSYSLPEAIWLVGRGARDVLLGYPTVDRAALAELAADDTLRDSITLMIDDVAQLALIRAALGTDRVRPRVCIDVDASLRIGPVHMGVRRSPIRTPEQAAALAAEALRRGFDVVGVMTYEAQIAGLPDTNVAVRLMKRASAAEITKRRGRVLDAVRSVTGKLEIVNSGGTGSIEVSIADPDVTEVTAGSGLYVPTLFDHYRSFTPHPALFFATSVLRRPTPSIATVFAGGYIASGPTGPSRAPKPVWPNGLKLLGAEGTGEVQTPLAGAAELRIGDRVWFRHAKAGELCERFDRIHLVDADGSRTTVPTYRGEGTCFG
- a CDS encoding AAA domain-containing protein gives rise to the protein MFGDRVVCSAVDLVRAARCEFALLRALDTELGTVAADSATIDAAATAPRREPDPARDRRLSDFRARFGSAMVQIHPPQHESGSPETTHTALRSAAEETLAALHAGAPVISGATFFDGSFDCSCDVLVRADHRVRYTVHGSAPGRPERVGAALELAACADAVDHSGSLTGPLLRLHLGADHTAYAAHDLVPVYRARRRRVAHILDEKLSELLPVQWGDPRYLACGRCAVCTAAAVAARDLLLVAGMATTTRARLREAGVHTIDRLAGTESTVRGVSPRTFTALRRQAEIQLRREDSGAPTHSLLDPIALGALPPPSPGDLSLTVEGGVRTALSVEVGGPGTVHLSFRGPFGAGGVPGSEAAGQRQALEEVLGYLTQRRRMYPDMHVYHYTSAVRTALLRCSGSSGVGEEIVDELLCDGVLVDLYPIVRNALIVGERSYRLSKLARLLPGAAHSPATQRDCLTVLRLRDWLLDRAAEQRIDPQAVTLERAVSWCQVPGPDETEPMPPSRPSSFEAALAEYAAAQDEPRHVAAMMAAALGYHRRERQPLWWAHVDRLSHPVDEWADAPGVLIAEWGTVDTKWHRSPDRPTMRRYLTLTGRIGSRWHGGGPGPATVLTPGTTVYTFYDRPAAAGMVTAVGRRATAVATVLGCSVDAEFDDTVRLEELLPDGCEPYDELPTAIAPGLPAWDEHAEIAVECAAQELLVALPDIPDGAVFDLLARRPPRLRSGATLPEVHGDHAAAITTAMRALDHSYLAVQGPSGTGKTATAARVLERLVTKEKWRIGVVGQSHSTVENLLDAVVRGGVLPELVAKKDVESVGPEWAVIDASRYARFLDNAISGCVLGGTTTDFANEDMVPRESLDLLVIADAGRFPLADAVAVGVSARNLLLLGDPVPPVTHSAHPEPVGESVLGWLAEGRHTLPAARGYFLDRTWRMHPSVCDPISRLYYDGRLRANETVTRARELDGEPAGVSTVLVPHHGNATESPEEAREVVRRVRALLTMNWSSGTTTRRLHPHDIFVVTPYAAQVGRIRTLLARAKIEDVLVGTPDRFRGREAAVVLLSMATSSPADAPYGMPFLLSRALIHAALCRAMWKAIIIRSPLLTEYLPACPDELPDLAGFLRLSR
- a CDS encoding ESX secretion-associated protein EspG; the protein is MNWTLTPDQFALAWARTDGDRMPYPLAVRLSARDTDERAAQLPELNRWCDQTLDADLEAALRVLGAPELRIEVFGERDSAAADPDAPENRPVRVLGAAAGNVAVVAAQRPGPNPDHGGDLRLFVGTVKSLTARVVSMLPENAPGTMPRLTAPLARVGEDSRDLVTVPVAGPSVPTRIRRLLRQPRDGIGQIVVSARHEDGELRPFGVLCWIDVRDDGRYSVRTGTDVDIVPVTAHAFIAQLRPMVEAAARTATYAQRW